The following nucleotide sequence is from Coffea eugenioides isolate CCC68of chromosome 3, Ceug_1.0, whole genome shotgun sequence.
atgtaccacaccgattcgggtgggaggtacctctcatgtcaaCTCAGAACTATAAACGTAcaatcgaccactgagcgatagtatgtaccacaccgattcgggtgggaggtacctctcattcgactcagactcataaatggaataagtaaagttctacggactattagaTGGAACTTTGGTAAAACAAATGGAAGtgagctcctaagagctcccgtatccttctgGAATGTGTCTTGTGAATATTCGAGATTTACTTGAAtgttattgctttatctctcaTGTCAGCTTTATtgttacttgaattacttgcttgcatgatttttttttctttttttcttggcctcacgagcatccgctcaccccgttagactTGCTTTCTTTAACAGGAactgaaatggaaggaattatggagaggTCAACTTGATGGCCTCTGATTAGAAGTTTGAATGTATTCATTTagataatttttggaagctgtatattttgggatggTACAATATTTTGgtaacttatgatgtaagacttgaacaattattaaggaattgaccttcctttgtATCTTTGAtttttagtatcgattggttattcataagtttgaattgaaatcgCACCGAGTCCTGgggagagctgggcaggcgtcccacagataccctcgggttcgcccttgggagaaatGAGGGTGTCACAgttagtgtatacactatcatcattagatatatgacacatgtgtaaatttgaaattcaaaatttgctaATGTGTCATCCATCcaaccgtgatagtgtatatattgacagtgtatataaaatttactcataaaaaaaGCTTATCATAGCAAAATATTTATTGTTATAGTTGATTATTAAATAACAAATATTGGCATGAAAAACTTGAGAATCCTTTTTTTAATAATTGTGTCAAATTACTTTACAATTGTTTAGAAGAATGAATTGAACATTATAAGATAAGGGCATTTTAGGgtattcattaaatttttgaCCTTATTTTAAGATTTGGTTACCAAAGTGTCAAATCAAGGGAAGTAGGTGTAACTTTTAAAATTTCAAGAGAACTAAATGAAATAGTcaaaaaccttaggggaggtttctgaaattatcccttattacATTCTAGCACATACGAATGATGACTAATATTTACACCATCAAATTGTTAAATCAATGCTTGAATTACTTGTAGTATACATACATACTACATACACCatatgtttttgttttttttctaataaCCTTTATTAGAAGCAAACCAAAAATGTTAAGTAAAGAAGGGTTACaacaaacaaaattatataGACATATACATACACAGagatatatatgtgtgtatgtgcGCGCGCGCGTGTGtgtatgtaaatatatgtatgtatgtatgcatgtatgtatatatctatataattttgttttttgtaACCCTTATTTACTTAACTTTTTGTTTTGCTTCTAATAAAGGTTattagaaacaaaacaaaaacatatGGTGTTTGGCTAGATTCCATCATAAAAAGGATAAATGATTATTTACCCCCTGTGATTTTGCATTTTACCACTTCATCCCCTTATTTTTCACTATTATCCACTAAATCACCCTATAATAGATGAAAAGCACAACCAATTACATTGTTAGTTGATATGCTAGTTATGCTTTCTTTAGTACTAAATAGAACAAAAAATCTAAATACTTTACATGCACTACAAATAGATTATATAGTCGAAAGCAAAATTACAATGAAGGTAAGTAGATATTATGATTTTAACATATGCTACATTTCATAATGCAACATATTTTCATCAtatttataacttatttataccATATTCTAACTTATATTCTAACTCAATTATACCCAAGAGTAAACTTGTTTAAAACGGAACTTGTGAGGAGGTGCCATGCACCTCTTTACTAGTTTCCATGTGCTCCTGTCTGATGACTACTTTTGCACAAGTGGAGTGTCCGTTGGATACTTCAATTTTAGCACTAGGGTATGTTCGTTCAAACCCATGATTTACTATAAGCGGATGTTTTTCACTCCAAACTATTAACACTCAAAGCAAAGTGACCTTGGCAATATATTAACATGCATGGATAGCAATAAAATTCAATTTACATATTGACTTTCAGAAAGCAAAGTACTTCCTTCTATTTATTCATTTCTTTTTGCCCTATTAACCCTGACTCGCGTAAGACGTATATAATTTCTGCAAAATGATTGTCGTAGATTATGTACGAGATCGATAATTTTCTGGAACAGAGGCAGGATGATAACCATAATCAATTAGGCAATGAGATTACACAGCAAGGAAGATGAACTTTttattgcaaaaattaaatttgcattttttttgtaCACAAAAGAATTAATAATTATTCATCATTCAAACATCAAGTGTGTCAAAATCTATGGAAGAGCAAGAATTTAAGAGAAAAGGGGTAAATATATTCCAATATACCCTACTTTAGGGAGATTGGAACTATTAGGCTCGACCAACAGGTTTGTTAAAGACTCtacaatttttcctaatttctccAGCATTTCCGACAAGAACTTCCACGCTTCCCATTTTCATCATAGCATTGGCAAAACCCTGCTGAAAGAGGTTATTGTTGGCAGCCAACCTTGAGGCTAGAGGAGCACTCAAGCTGTCCAAAGCTAGTTCCTGATCAATCTGCAAGATCCCTCTTTTAGACCTTATCTGATTGTAGAACTGATTATCAAGTATGAAGGATGTGTTTTGATCCAAAAACACAGTTGGGTCTCTACTCAACGGCCTGGATTGTGTACCACAGGTTTTCAAGAGTGTAGCAGCCAATGCTGGTTCCATTGTGGGATCAGGCTTCCCGGTGCCCTGAAAGTTAGAAAGCCGATCCTGGAAGAAACCACAATGTGCAACTCCAACAGTGTGTGCACCCAAAAGGACCACCATGTCATTCAGTGTTAGCCCTTTGGCAGTGAAGAATCGAGCTGCATCCGATATGGAAAGACTTGGTCCTGGCAAATTTACTTCGGAAGAGTCCGAAACCAGCCCATCTCGCCTACCTGTCGATACATTATATCCAGGTCCGCCGGCTAATGCTACCGCATCACGGGTTGCCAATGCTATTATATCAGCACAGGAGACAGTAGATGGACAAGCAGCCTCAAGATTTCTCTTGGCATCATCAATTAGCTCAAATCCTCTTACTGTTAAGTTTGGTCCGGCATCTTTCTCCGATGACTTGGACTTGGTGGAGTCTATCAATATTGATGCATCACAACCCTGAAAATTTTTGCCATGTATGTCAAATTTTGTTAACAGAACTTGATAAATCCCTCCCAAGTATATAATAAATCCAggttttgtatttttttaatgtaaCTTCTCAATATGTTGGACCACATGTACTGCATGCATCTGATATAATTTTTTAGATATCTTCACGGtactaattttttataatttttttgatgCAATTAATAAATTTTTACACAGACCAAAATTTGTAACCACTTCTGTAGGACAAAACAAATACAAACCACAAAAGTGACtctattatattatattataggTCCCATTTAATTCGATTAGCCCGTGAACCTTACATCATCCAAGAATTTTTTGGATCACTAACGTCACAAGTTTCATTTTAAACTAGTTGAGTTTTGAACGATCATTTTCAATTTCTACAATACAttctcactcttttttttttttttttggtaagaacAGTCTCCCTCGTTTACACCTTACCTCCACTTAATTATACTGGACCTTCACTTGTACGTGCCAGCGATCAACTAGTTTAAATTGGAACTTGTGAGACTCTGCTCCAATTTTTTGATACTACAAGTCTTATAGTTTCTTTAACTGCTTAACCACTTAAACAAGTATAAATTAGTTAAGAACAAGATTAATTACTTACTCGGACAAAGCAGTCGTGAAAATGCATGCGAAGCAAAGCAGCTGTTATTGAGCGATCAGTGCTGAATTTCTTTTGTACAACTTGTTGAACAATTGATTCAGCTTGTGGACATGAATTGCTGTAAAACCCACTCCGAAGTTGAGCTGAGGCAAGGTGGAGGATGCAACAAAGGAAAATGACTTTTAGCTTCACTTCCATTTTGCTTAAGCTTTTCTAGGCTTTCGGGTAATCGAGGTTAAGTATGTGAATAGTTCAGCTTCTTATGTTATGAAGAATCACAATCCAATTGTGGGTATATATAGGTGAAAAAAGTCGTGCAGGAAAGGATGGAAATTTGCATGGTCAAAATTTGTTGACCAAAACGTGTTTATTGACAAATCTTTTGGCTGCTTTCCCTTATAATAGTATGACAAACACATGGACGCGTTAGGGAACTCAGGACGTGAATACAAATCCTTTCAGACCGAATTCTTTAAGCAATGGAATCAATTTTAATCATTTTGAAGCTGTGGCATATAAGATAGTCACTATCAATCGTAGTTGGTAGGagaccaaaaacaaaaatcgtAGTTGGGAGGAAAGAGAGTATTGTTTTATTGGGAACTAGTCATAGGAATTTTAATTAATGAACCGTCCAAACCAAAGAACCATCCACTTTTCCTTACTGGGTGCGGTTAATGAATCATTTGAAGTATGCTACCATTTTTAATTGTGTGTTTTTGCTTAGAGAGCAATTTGTGTTTTCAAAttaggggaaaaaaatgaaaaacagtCGTTAAATCTCTTGttgtaaaattacatatatagttacttttttgtcaaaaattatatatatatacacacatatatgtatatatagttACGTAGTTGTGGTTATATACAAAGTACTGTGCACCATTGGAATTGCCCAATGGTTAGGGAAGACTCTTAGAGTCTTTTCTATTGTTAGGTCTATGACTCTAATCCTATGCTTGAAAGTTGAGGGTGAGAAGAGTGTAAGGAGTGATGGgaggattaaaaaaaatgtgGTTTAtctccaagaaagaaaaagaaagaaaatcaatttgaaattGAGAATGAGCGCTAGTGAATTTTTTACGCAATACatagacatatatatatatatatatatatatatatatatatatatttgtgtgtGTGCTGAAGTTGATCAAAATCTCTCAGAATTTTTCCTTAAGGATTTATTTATGAAAAGTAGATCTCTAAGTATTCAAACTTTCAAATGCTTTTCTTcgtttgtttatttttctttttcagtgTTCAATACGGTGCTTGAAAAGAAGTGGCAAGATTTATTAGGATGCCattccattttattttgtataattcGTTCATCTTTTAGCCCAAAGTGCTATCTTGGCTTCAATAGCTCTTCATTTCAAACTAAGTTTCACAAACAAGTACTGTAGGCACTTGTTAAGACATTTAAATTACTCATAATCTGCTATATAAATACACATTCtcatatttattattttctccATATTTAGATACTCTTTTGAATTGATTTCACTCTTACCGAAAAATTAATACCTGAAACCCATCTTAAAGAGTGTTTCGAAGCACTCGTTTGCCAAACCCTGAAAAGGATAATTGAAAAAGAAGTATCGTTTGTCCAACTGGTTTGtgactaaaaaagaaaaatcctcAAGCAATGATATCAAATTCAATCATTTTGAAGTCATGGCATATAGGACAGTGATTATGAACGTGTTTCCGAAAGTagtgggtttgtttggatagagtattatttgataTATTAGCACTTTtcatgatg
It contains:
- the LOC113767056 gene encoding peroxidase 44-like, translating into MEVKLKVIFLCCILHLASAQLRSGFYSNSCPQAESIVQQVVQKKFSTDRSITAALLRMHFHDCFVRGCDASILIDSTKSKSSEKDAGPNLTVRGFELIDDAKRNLEAACPSTVSCADIIALATRDAVALAGGPGYNVSTGRRDGLVSDSSEVNLPGPSLSISDAARFFTAKGLTLNDMVVLLGAHTVGVAHCGFFQDRLSNFQGTGKPDPTMEPALAATLLKTCGTQSRPLSRDPTVFLDQNTSFILDNQFYNQIRSKRGILQIDQELALDSLSAPLASRLAANNNLFQQGFANAMMKMGSVEVLVGNAGEIRKNCRVFNKPVGRA